In Actinomycetota bacterium, the DNA window GTGATCGGGATGCGGCGCGTGCGCGCGGCGACGGCGGCGGCCAGCGTGATCGGCGACGGCAGGTACCCGTCGTCCACCCCGTGGTGCTCGGACAGCACGACCGCATCGAGCCCGTGCTCGTCGGCGTACCCCGCCTGCTCGAGGGCGACCCGGTACAGCTCGTCCATCGGGGTCTCCGCGAACGACGGACGCCGCAGGTCGTAGCGGACGACGAAGACGGCCATGGCTGGCGATCCGTATCTGACGGGGCGTCAGACAACCTAGTACCCTGCGGCCACATGCGAGGGATCCTGGAAGCGGCCGGCTACGTCCCGCACCACCGCCTGCGTCGGGAGGCGGTCGCGGAGGCGCTCGGCACGCGCGCCCCGTCCGGTACCCGGGCGGTCGCCTCGTACGACGAGGACACGACGACCCTGGGGGTCGAGGCCGCCCGGCTGGTACGCCGCGGGGCTGCGGACGTCACGCCCGCCGCGTTGTGGTTCTCGACCGCCGACCCCGTCTACCTCGACAAGACCAACGCCGCGGCGATCCACGCGGCGCTGCGGCTCCCCGACACGACCGTCGCCGCCGACCTCGGCGGGACGCCCCGGTCCGGCGTCGCCGCCCTGCTCGCCGCGCTCTCGTCGGACGGTCCCGCCCTGGTGGTGACCGCCGACGTCCGTACCGGCCTGCCGGGCAGCGAGGACGAGGTCGACGGCGGCGACGCCGGTGCCGCCATGCTCGTCGGCAGCGACGCGCACGGACCCCTGCTGGCCGAGCTGGTCGCCACCGGATCGGCCACCGAGGAGTTCGTCGACCGCTGGCGCGTGCCCGGCGAACCGCGCTCCCGCCGGTGGGAGGACCGCTTCGTCGCGTCCCGCTACCCGCCGTTGGCCGAGCGGGCCATCAAGCGCGCCTGCGAGCAGGGCGGGATCGACTCCGCGGACCTCGACCACGTCATCGTCATCGGGCTCCACCGCCGTTCGGTCCGGGCGGTCCGGGGTGCGACCGGGTTCGCCGCCGGGGGGCTGGTCGACGACCTGACCGCGGTCATCGGCAACGCGGGGACCGCCCACCCGGGCCTGCTGCTCGCCGACGTCCTGGAACGCGCACGGCCCGATCAACTCGTCGCCCTCGTGTCCCTCGCCGACGGCGCCGACACCATCATCCTGCGCACGACCGCGGCCGTGACGGAGCACGACCCGACCCGGACCGTCGCGTCGCAGATCCAGGCCGGGGACGACCGCCTCTCGTACGCCGACTTCCTGACCTGGCGCGGCATGCTCGACCGGGAGCCCGCCCGCCGCCCCGATCCCGCCCGCGTGTCCGCCCCGGCCGCAGCCCGCCGGGCTGACTGGAAGCTCGGGTTCGTCGGGTCACGAGACCCCGAGACGGGCGCCCTGCACCTCCCGCCCGCGACCGTGCCCTACCAGGGCGGCGAGCTGCGCGGCGGTCAGGACCCGCCGGAGACGATGCCGGCCCCCATGGCCGACGTGCCGGCCACGGTCCGGACGTTCACCGCGGACCGCGTCGCACGCTCGCCCGCGCCCCCGACCGTCTTCGCGGTGCTCGACTTCGACGGCGGTGGCCGCTACCCGTGCGAGCTGACCGACGTCCGCGCCGGCGAGGTCGCGGTCGGCGACCGGGTGGAGATGACGTTCCGTCTGGTGCATGTCGCCGACGGGCTGCGCAACTACTTCTGGAAGGCTCGCCCCCTGCCGAGCGGCTCCGCGACGTAGACGACAGGAACGAGCATGGCATCACACGGGATCCGTGACCGCGTGGCGATCGTCGCCATGGGCTGCACCCCTTTCGGCGAGCACTGGGACCGCTCCGCCGACGACCTCCAGATCGAGGCGGTGCAGCACGCGCTCGACGGCGCCGGCATCGGGACACACGACGTGGACGCGTTCTGGCTCGGCACCGCGCAGTCGGGCCAGAGCGGGATCACCCTGGCGGCGCCCCTCAACCTCCGGGGCAAGCCGGTCACCCGGGTCGAGAACTACTGCGCGAGCGGCTCCGAGGCGCTGCGCCAGGCCGCGTACGCCATCGCGGCCGGCGCCTACGACGTGGCGATGGCCGTGGGCGTCGAGAAGGTGAAGGACTCCGGCTACCAGGGTCTGAACGCCTTCCCGATCCCCAACGACGGCACTGACCGGTCGTTGACGGCCGCGGCCATGTTCGGCCTCGTCGTCCCGGCGTACGCCGAGCGGTACGGGGTCGACACGGACACGATGCGCGACGTCCTGGCCCGCATCGCCGTGAAGAACCACGCCAACGGCGCCAGGCACCCGCTGGCGCAGTTCCGGCGCGAGGTCGACGCCGACACCGTGTGCGAGGCACCGCTGGTCGCCGGGTCGCTGGGTGTCTACGACTGCGCTGGGGTCGCCGACGGCGCCGCCGCCGCGATCGTCGTCCGCGCCGAGGACGCGCACCGCTACACCGACCACCCCGTGTTCATCAAGGCGCTGTCGTTCGTCGCCGGCGCCGGCACCGGCCTGGTCGATCCCGAGTACGACTTCACCCACTTCCCCGAGGTCGAGGCGGCGGCCCGCGACGCGTACGCGCAAGCCACCGTCGACGACCCGCGGTCCGCGTTCGCGATGGCCGAGGTGCACGACTGCTTCACCCCCACCGAGCTCGTCGTGATGGAGGACCTGGGCTTCTCCGAGCGCGGCACCGCGTGGAAGGACGTCCTGGCCGGCCGCTTCGAGCTGGAAGGCGACCTGCCCGTCAACACCGACGGCGGCCTGAA includes these proteins:
- a CDS encoding LLM class flavin-dependent oxidoreductase, with the translated sequence MAVFVVRYDLRRPSFAETPMDELYRVALEQAGYADEHGLDAVVLSEHHGVDDGYLPSPITLAAAVAARTRRIPIT
- a CDS encoding OB-fold domain-containing protein, coding for MRGILEAAGYVPHHRLRREAVAEALGTRAPSGTRAVASYDEDTTTLGVEAARLVRRGAADVTPAALWFSTADPVYLDKTNAAAIHAALRLPDTTVAADLGGTPRSGVAALLAALSSDGPALVVTADVRTGLPGSEDEVDGGDAGAAMLVGSDAHGPLLAELVATGSATEEFVDRWRVPGEPRSRRWEDRFVASRYPPLAERAIKRACEQGGIDSADLDHVIVIGLHRRSVRAVRGATGFAAGGLVDDLTAVIGNAGTAHPGLLLADVLERARPDQLVALVSLADGADTIILRTTAAVTEHDPTRTVASQIQAGDDRLSYADFLTWRGMLDREPARRPDPARVSAPAAARRADWKLGFVGSRDPETGALHLPPATVPYQGGELRGGQDPPETMPAPMADVPATVRTFTADRVARSPAPPTVFAVLDFDGGGRYPCELTDVRAGEVAVGDRVEMTFRLVHVADGLRNYFWKARPLPSGSAT
- a CDS encoding acetyl-CoA acetyltransferase, with product MASHGIRDRVAIVAMGCTPFGEHWDRSADDLQIEAVQHALDGAGIGTHDVDAFWLGTAQSGQSGITLAAPLNLRGKPVTRVENYCASGSEALRQAAYAIAAGAYDVAMAVGVEKVKDSGYQGLNAFPIPNDGTDRSLTAAAMFGLVVPAYAERYGVDTDTMRDVLARIAVKNHANGARHPLAQFRREVDADTVCEAPLVAGSLGVYDCAGVADGAAAAIVVRAEDAHRYTDHPVFIKALSFVAGAGTGLVDPEYDFTHFPEVEAAARDAYAQATVDDPRSAFAMAEVHDCFTPTELVVMEDLGFSERGTAWKDVLAGRFELEGDLPVNTDGGLKAFGHPVGASGLRMHRECFLQLRGEAGERQVDVSRGLALVQNLGGYPGEMVCFASVLGTEPDA